The Agrobacterium larrymoorei sequence GAGCGAGCGCGGCAAGAACCTGAGAACCCTGCTTTACCTCCATCGCAGGGACGAAGCGATCCGCTTCCTCCACGCAGGCTGATAGACATGACAATGACACCCAATCCGCCCCCGGCTTTCCAGAAGGGTTTTGCCCTCTGTTCGCCGGAAAACATTCTGCAACCGAAGACCTTCGCAAAGAGCGAGAAAAAGGCGATTGCCAAGGGCTTCAAGAAGCCGGGGCGAAAAAAGGCGTGGGCAGAGGCTGTGGAACAGGGCTGGAGCGTCAGGCTCGTCTATATGCGGCTCTTCGTTCCCGTCTTCCATTCCACCACCTCCGGCACTCAGGAGTTCGAAGACATCGACGACGACTAAGCCAGATAGAAAGAGCCGCGCCGAATGTCTTCGGCACGGCTCTAAACAGATTGGTATCGCTTATTTTTTGGCGACGCCAGGCAGCGTCACGCGGAACACCTGGAACATGGTGTCCACATCGGCACCACCTTCCGCCTTGTAAGGTTTGCCCACCTGGAAACCGTCCTGCGTGAGGAAGTCGTTGTCATTGGCAACGAAGAGGAAATAGTCGTCCGGTGAGGTAGGGTCGAGGACGCTTGCAATCGACATTGCCTCCCACTTCTCCGACAGGTTGTTCTTGTCGTTCGGCGCGCCATTGTGCAGACCGAAACGAGCAAGCTCCTTGGCGTCGTTGAGATCGATGAAGTCATGCAGAACTGCTGGCTTGATCGCGCTGTCCAGAACACCTTTTGGTGCAACCGGCTTTACATCATCGAACTCACCACCGGCAATGTCCGTGGCTCCGGAGACATCGACGAGTTCTATTTTGCGGTAGACCGATGTATCGCCCTTCAGACCCTGACCATTATTGCTGTCACGCGCCAGCATCAGGAATGCCTTGTCCGACAAAGCCAGGATCTCGCTCTGCGCCGCGACGAGCTTCTTGTCCTTGCCCTCGAACTTCGGCAGCGGCACGACATATTCATGGACGAGCTTCAGATGATCGACGTCGCTCGCGTCATAGACCAGTGCGCGGGTGTGGTCGCGGGTGGATGACGAATCTCCGCCATCCTGACGGGTCGCCGATTGCAGAACGGCGATAAGGTATTTGCCATCCGGGGTCAGCGACATGCCTTCCAGACCCTGATTGTTCTGACGCCCGGTTTCTGGATCCTTCGGATCTGGCTTCTTGCCACCCTCGCCGACATTGTTGGAAGAGAAGTTGATCTCACCCTTGCGCATTGGCAGCAGCGCCTTCGGCGGCTGCGTGGCCGAGATCATCTTACCTTCTGCGGAGAAGTGATAAATATAAGGGCCATATTCATCGCTGATCAGGAAAGAGCCATCGGCCAGACGTACAACGGCTTCAGCGTCAAGAGAGACCTTTCCCGTAGACGCGAAAGGCAGGACTGGGGCTGTCGCGGTGGCAGGCCGCGTGCCAGCCTCCGGATCGAGGCCAGTCATGTTCTTGCCCTGCTCATCGGTCAAAAGCACCGTATCGGCAAGGCTCGCCTGCACACCGGACTGCTGCTTGTCAGCAGGCAGGCTCGCGCCCGTTGCAGGTATCAACGTTACGTCGATCTTGTTGATGCGCGCATTGTAATCCGTCGTGCCTTCGACGTTGTAGCCACGGTCCGGCAACAGCCAGAGAGAACCGCGATAGCCATCGCCCTCCGTCTTCCAACTGGTGACATCGATAGCCATGCCGGAGCCAGAGCCGAAGGTCTCGCCAAACTTGTCGCGCTGGCTGGCAGGGATCCGACCGACAGCGACCAAACCCTTGTTGGCGTAGCTAACGCCGTTTGCAGCAGCGGTGCTTTCGGCCAGCGCAGCAACAGGAAAGATGAAGATCGATGCCGCCAAGGCGGCAGCGAGCCGGCGGGACGCGACAGAGCGGAATGATGTCATGAAACGATATCCTTGAGAAAACAAAGAAAGACGGCCTTCCCGACAAATCCCATGACCCAGGAAGTCATGGTTTTAATCCAGGCCGGGGTGTACCCAATGCTCACAGTCTCTAAGGGCACGATATGACACTTGCATGACGGCAATGGTGTCTCTTTGTTCGCTGCTTCAAACCTTTGGCCGGCTCAGGCGAGTTTGCGCTCACCAGCTGCAAACTTCGCCTTGAGGAGACACTCTTCATATTCGGATTGCGCAGTTGAATCGAAAACGATCCCGCCACCGACATTGAAGGTCGCTCGTCCGTCTTCAAACAGAGTGATCGTACGGATCGCCACGGAAAATCGCATGTCACCACTTGGAGACATCAGCCCGATGGCACCGCAATAAACGTCGCGCGGCCCGATCTCGAGATCATGAAGGATTTCCATCGCCCGCATTTTCGGCGCCCCCGTCACTGAACCGCAAGGGAAAAGTGCGGCGAAGATATCGGCAATGCCCATATCGGGTGAAAGCTTAGCGCGCACATGGCTGACCATCTGGTGAACGGTCGGATAGGTCTCGATGTCGAACAACTTCGGCACATCCAGCGTGCCGACTTCCGTGATCCGCGAGATATCATTGCGCAGCAGGTCAACGATCATGCGGTTTTCGGCCAGCGTCTTCTCATCCTTCCTCATGGCTGCCATGAGAGCCGCGTCGTCTTCCACTGACGAACCGCGTTTGACGGTGCCCTTCATCGGATGGGTCTCGATCCAGCCTTCTGCATCGACGGAAAAGAAGAGTTCGGGAGAGCGCGAAAGAACAACAGGTCCGCCGAGATCGACCAGTGCGCCATATTTTACCGGCTGACGATCGATCAACGACCAGAAACCAGCAAGTGGATCACCACGCCACCGGCCGGTGACAGGCATGGTAAGGTTAGCTTGGTAACAATCTCCTTGGCGCAAATGCTGGTGCAATCTATTGAACTGCTGCTCGTATTCAGTGAACGACCAAGAAGGTTTGAGATCACTCAAAAATTCATCGGATGCCATGATATTCAATGGCTTGGAAACTTCTGAGGTGCCACCGCTCGGCGACTTGAAGACGCCAAAACACAGGAGCGGCGTCTGTCGCTGTCCCTCCGCAAGAGGGGCAAGCTTCGGCTCGAAGAGGTATCCTGCCTCATAGGACATGTAGCCGGCTAAATACCGACAATCAGCCCTTGCCGCTTGCATCCGTTCAAGGGGCGGGAAAGAACGCGTCCACCTCATGCGCAACGATGATCTCCTCCGGCTCCGTAAACAGCGTCACGGTGCCGGTCGTATCGTCACGAAAAAGAACGTATGGCGCGTTCAGCATTCAGCTATCCGATGAAGGTTGTCACACCGGATCGATATCGCCTTTCGCCCACATTTCAATGGTCTCCGCGTAGAAATCCGAAAAGCGACCTTCTTCGATCGATTTGCGAATCCCCTGCATCAACTCCTGATAATAGGCGAGATTGTGCCAGGACAGAAGCATGCCGCCGAGCGCTTCATTGGAACGCACCAAGTGGTGCAGATAGGCACGCGAGTAATCGCGCGATGCCGGGCAATTGGACTGCTCGTCCAGCGGACGCATGTCTTCGGCGTGGCGGGCATTGCGGATATTCACCCTGCCCCGGCGGGTGAAGGCGAGACCGTGACGGCCCGAACGGGTTGGCATGACGCAGTCGAACATGTCGATGCCGCGTGCCACCGACTTCAAAATGTCGTCCGGCGTGCCGACGCCCATCAGGTAACGCGGCTTTTCCGTCGGCAAAACCGGCAGCGTCGTGTCCAGCATCGAAAGCATCACATCCTGCGGTTCGCCGACAGCGAGACCACCAACCGCATAACCCTTGAGATCGAGCTGCTTGAGGCCTTCGGCAGAGCGGATGCGCAAATCCGGCTGGTCGCCACCCTGAACGATACCGAACATCGCCTTGCCCGGCTGCTCGCCAAAAGCGACACGGCAGCGTTCTGCCCAGCGCAACGACATTTCCATGGCACGCTCGATTTCCTTGCGCTCGGCGGGAAGCGCAACGCATTCGTCGAGCTGCATCTGAATATCCGAATCGAGCAGCCCTTGGATCTCGATGGAGCGCTCCGGCGACATATGATGCAACGAGCCATCGACATGGCTCTTGAAGGTCACGCCCTGTTCATCCAGCTTGCGCAGACCTGAGAGCGACATCACCTGGAAGCCGCCGCTGTCGGTCAGGATTGGATGCGGCCAGCGGATCAGCTCATGCAGGCCGCCGAGACGCGCGACGCGCTCCGGGCCCGGGCGCAGCATCAGGTGGTAAGTATTGCCGAGAATGATATCGGCGCCTAGGTCGCGCACCTGATCCAGATACATGGCCTTGACCGTGCCGACCGTGCCGACAGGCATGAAGGCGGGCGTGCGGATGACACCACGCGGCATTGCCACTTCGCCGAGACGCGCGCCGCCGCTGGTTGCTTTAAGGGTGAAGGTGAAGTTCTCGTGCATCAGACTTTCCGGAACAACAGGCTGGAATCGCCATAGGAATAGAAGCGGTAGCCGGTTTCGATGGCATGGGCGTAAGCAGCCCTCATCGTCTCCAATCCGCAGAAGGCCGAAACCAGCATGAAGA is a genomic window containing:
- a CDS encoding esterase-like activity of phytase family protein; the protein is MTSFRSVASRRLAAALAASIFIFPVAALAESTAAANGVSYANKGLVAVGRIPASQRDKFGETFGSGSGMAIDVTSWKTEGDGYRGSLWLLPDRGYNVEGTTDYNARINKIDVTLIPATGASLPADKQQSGVQASLADTVLLTDEQGKNMTGLDPEAGTRPATATAPVLPFASTGKVSLDAEAVVRLADGSFLISDEYGPYIYHFSAEGKMISATQPPKALLPMRKGEINFSSNNVGEGGKKPDPKDPETGRQNNQGLEGMSLTPDGKYLIAVLQSATRQDGGDSSSTRDHTRALVYDASDVDHLKLVHEYVVPLPKFEGKDKKLVAAQSEILALSDKAFLMLARDSNNGQGLKGDTSVYRKIELVDVSGATDIAGGEFDDVKPVAPKGVLDSAIKPAVLHDFIDLNDAKELARFGLHNGAPNDKNNLSEKWEAMSIASVLDPTSPDDYFLFVANDNDFLTQDGFQVGKPYKAEGGADVDTMFQVFRVTLPGVAKK
- the tgt gene encoding tRNA guanosine(34) transglycosylase Tgt, with the protein product MHENFTFTLKATSGGARLGEVAMPRGVIRTPAFMPVGTVGTVKAMYLDQVRDLGADIILGNTYHLMLRPGPERVARLGGLHELIRWPHPILTDSGGFQVMSLSGLRKLDEQGVTFKSHVDGSLHHMSPERSIEIQGLLDSDIQMQLDECVALPAERKEIERAMEMSLRWAERCRVAFGEQPGKAMFGIVQGGDQPDLRIRSAEGLKQLDLKGYAVGGLAVGEPQDVMLSMLDTTLPVLPTEKPRYLMGVGTPDDILKSVARGIDMFDCVMPTRSGRHGLAFTRRGRVNIRNARHAEDMRPLDEQSNCPASRDYSRAYLHHLVRSNEALGGMLLSWHNLAYYQELMQGIRKSIEEGRFSDFYAETIEMWAKGDIDPV